The genomic region CGTATATTGTCATGGATAACCAAATTTATGGACTGACAAAGGGACAAACATCTCCGAGGTCGGCAGCTGGATTCAAAACAAAGTCAACACCAGCAGGTGCAATCGAACCTGCTATTGCTCCGATGGAAATGGCCTTAACAGCAGGTGCGACATTCGTTGCCCAAGGGTTCTCCACTGATTTAAAACAACTTACAGCTTTAATTGAAGCGGGATTAAATCATAAAGGTTTTTCTCTTATTAACGTCTTCAGTCCATGTGTTACATACAATAAAATTAACACATATGATTGGTTTAAAGAAAACCTTACGAAGCTTAGCGATATTGAAGGATATGATTCTTCCAATCGCGAACTAGCCATGAGTACTTTAATGAAGCATGAAGGACTAGTGACGGGGTTAATTTATCAAAACACTGAACAACCATCGTACCAAGACTTAGTCGATAATTATAGTGATATACCATTAGCAAAACACGACCTTCACCTTAAAGAAGATCAATTTGCTGAATTAGTGAAGGAATTTATGTAATGAAAAAAGGCCCTCGAGGTTCTGCACCCCAAAAGTTAGAGTTAAAAACTAATTTTTGGGGTGTTTTTGTATGGCA from Bacillus spongiae harbors:
- a CDS encoding 2-oxoacid:ferredoxin oxidoreductase subunit beta is translated as MATFKDFRNNVKPNWCPGCGDFSVQASIQRAAANIGLVPEELAVISGIGCSGRISGYINSYGLHGIHGRALPIAQGVKMANRDLTVIASGGDGDGFAIGMGHTIHSIRRNVDITYIVMDNQIYGLTKGQTSPRSAAGFKTKSTPAGAIEPAIAPMEMALTAGATFVAQGFSTDLKQLTALIEAGLNHKGFSLINVFSPCVTYNKINTYDWFKENLTKLSDIEGYDSSNRELAMSTLMKHEGLVTGLIYQNTEQPSYQDLVDNYSDIPLAKHDLHLKEDQFAELVKEFM